In Holophagales bacterium, one DNA window encodes the following:
- a CDS encoding DUF533 domain-containing protein, whose translation MGLLETLISNAIRQSTGFDAGRLVHRIGAKNILLAGGALLAGGLAAERYRQTQGGAGGGRFAGSPAVPGTIPPPPPPPPSFTPPPPPPAASAEAAAPSVPPLPPATAAPLASAEPSGALPPEAVFPIVRTMIAAALADGRMSPEERAAIQEQLGSAGLSDEQVAQVHRDLVLPASPEEIAGFAFAPEAREVLYRFAALAVVADRDGSPAERAWLDRLATVLGIVSPAKDEIEKETLAALG comes from the coding sequence ATGGGACTGCTCGAGACGCTGATCAGCAATGCGATCCGCCAGTCGACCGGCTTCGACGCCGGCCGGCTGGTGCATCGCATCGGAGCGAAGAACATCCTGCTCGCCGGCGGCGCGCTGCTCGCCGGCGGGCTGGCCGCCGAGCGCTACCGCCAGACCCAGGGCGGAGCGGGCGGCGGGCGCTTCGCCGGTTCTCCGGCGGTCCCTGGGACCATCCCGCCCCCGCCGCCTCCTCCGCCCTCGTTCACCCCGCCACCACCGCCACCCGCCGCCTCCGCCGAGGCGGCGGCTCCCTCCGTTCCGCCGCTCCCGCCAGCCACAGCAGCCCCCTTGGCCTCCGCCGAACCCAGCGGGGCGCTCCCCCCGGAAGCGGTCTTCCCGATCGTCCGCACGATGATCGCCGCCGCGCTCGCCGACGGCCGGATGAGCCCCGAGGAGCGCGCCGCGATCCAGGAGCAGCTCGGCTCGGCCGGCCTCTCCGACGAGCAGGTGGCCCAGGTGCACCGCGACCTGGTGCTGCCCGCCTCGCCCGAGGAGATCGCCGGCTTCGCCTTCGCCCCCGAGGCGCGCGAAGTCCTCTACCGCTTCGCCGCCCTCGCCGTGGTGGCCGACCGCGACGGCTCGCCGGCCGAGCGCGCCTGGCTCGACCGTCTCGCCACGGTGCTCGGCATCGTCTCGCCGGCCAAGGACGAGATCGAGAAGGAAACCCTCGCCGCGCTGGGGTAG
- the acs gene encoding acetate--CoA ligase: MIPVKPEIAAHAHIRSMDEYRRLYRLSLDDPEGFWQKQADIISWFHPPSTMLDVDMEEVDFSWYGGGRVNACFNCVDRHMSTQPEKTAIIWAQDEPGEYRHITYRELKHQVARIANVLLAHGVKRGDRVIVYLPMMPELTYTMLACARIGAVHSVVFAGFSAESLRGRILDAGAKIVVTANEGLRGGKKIPLKTTVDRAIEGLSSVDRVLVAQRTDAEVPMTIGRDFWLTDEMRKQRSTCPVEWMYSESPLFTLYTSGSTGKPKGVLHTTAGYMVYAAFTHKLVFDYHPGDIYFCAADIGWVTGHSYIVYGPLANGATTVMFESIPTYPDPGRYWRIVDDLGVNIFYTAPTALRAIAREGDDWIRRYSRKSLRVLGSVGEPINPEVWKWYHDVVGDGRCAVVDTWWQTETGGILITPLPGATPCKPGSATLPFFGIEPVLVDEQGNELHGNDVSGNLCLKRSWPGQARTIFGDHSRFQETYFSRFPGLYFTGDGCKRDEDGYYWITGRVDDVLNVSGHRLGTAEVESALVAHAAVAEAAVVGFPHDIKGTGIYAFVIPTPEFESYEPDELVGMLKEQVRQAIGPIATPDRIQVTPGLPKTRSGKIMRRILRKIASGDTEDLGDITTLADPSVVEKLVAAHRG, from the coding sequence ATGATCCCAGTCAAGCCCGAGATCGCCGCCCACGCCCACATCCGCTCGATGGACGAGTACCGCCGGCTCTACCGGCTCTCGCTCGACGACCCGGAAGGTTTCTGGCAGAAGCAGGCCGACATCATCTCCTGGTTCCATCCGCCGTCGACGATGCTCGACGTCGACATGGAGGAGGTCGACTTCTCCTGGTACGGCGGCGGGCGCGTCAACGCCTGCTTCAACTGCGTCGATCGGCACATGTCGACCCAGCCGGAGAAGACGGCGATCATCTGGGCCCAGGACGAGCCCGGCGAGTACCGCCACATCACCTATCGCGAGCTCAAGCACCAGGTGGCAAGGATCGCCAACGTCCTGCTCGCCCACGGCGTCAAGCGCGGCGACCGCGTCATCGTCTACCTGCCGATGATGCCCGAGCTGACCTACACCATGCTCGCCTGCGCCCGAATCGGCGCGGTGCACTCGGTGGTCTTCGCCGGGTTCTCGGCCGAGTCGCTGCGGGGCCGCATTCTCGACGCCGGCGCCAAGATCGTCGTCACCGCCAACGAGGGGCTGCGCGGCGGCAAGAAGATCCCGCTCAAGACCACCGTCGACCGGGCGATCGAGGGCCTCTCGTCGGTCGACCGCGTGCTCGTCGCCCAACGCACCGACGCCGAGGTTCCGATGACGATCGGGCGCGATTTCTGGCTGACCGACGAGATGCGCAAGCAGCGCTCGACCTGCCCGGTGGAGTGGATGTACTCGGAGTCGCCGCTCTTCACCCTCTACACCTCGGGCTCGACCGGCAAGCCGAAGGGAGTGCTGCACACCACCGCCGGCTACATGGTCTACGCCGCCTTCACCCACAAGCTGGTCTTCGACTATCACCCGGGCGACATCTACTTCTGCGCCGCCGACATCGGCTGGGTGACCGGGCACAGCTACATCGTCTACGGGCCGCTCGCCAACGGCGCGACGACGGTGATGTTCGAGTCGATCCCCACCTACCCCGACCCGGGCCGCTACTGGCGGATCGTCGACGACCTCGGCGTGAACATCTTCTACACCGCGCCGACCGCCCTGCGCGCCATCGCACGCGAGGGCGACGACTGGATCCGGCGTTACTCGCGCAAGAGCCTGCGAGTGCTCGGGTCGGTCGGCGAGCCGATCAATCCCGAAGTCTGGAAGTGGTATCACGACGTGGTCGGCGACGGGCGCTGCGCGGTGGTCGACACCTGGTGGCAGACGGAGACCGGCGGCATTCTCATCACCCCACTGCCGGGCGCCACGCCCTGCAAGCCGGGCTCGGCGACGCTCCCGTTCTTCGGCATCGAGCCGGTGCTGGTCGACGAGCAGGGCAACGAGCTGCACGGCAACGACGTGTCGGGCAATCTCTGCCTCAAGCGCTCGTGGCCGGGCCAGGCGCGCACCATCTTCGGCGATCACTCGCGCTTCCAGGAGACCTACTTCAGCCGCTTCCCCGGCCTCTACTTCACCGGCGACGGCTGCAAGCGCGACGAGGACGGCTACTACTGGATCACCGGTCGCGTCGACGACGTGCTCAACGTCTCCGGTCACCGGCTGGGCACCGCCGAGGTCGAGAGCGCGCTCGTCGCCCACGCCGCGGTCGCCGAGGCGGCGGTGGTCGGCTTCCCGCACGACATCAAGGGCACCGGCATCTACGCCTTCGTCATCCCGACGCCCGAGTTCGAGAGCTACGAGCCGGACGAGCTGGTCGGCATGCTGAAGGAGCAGGTGCGGCAGGCGATCGGACCGATCGCCACGCCGGACCGGATCCAGGTGACGCCGGGGCTGCCGAAGACGCGCTCGGGCAAGATCATGCGGCGGATTCTGCGCAAGATCGCCTCGGGCGACACGGAGGACCTCGGCGACATCACGACGCTCGCCGACCCCTCGGTGGTCGAGAAGCTGGTGGCGGCCCACCGCGGCTAG
- a CDS encoding response regulator, producing MAERVLIVEDEPNIVVSLEFLLGHEGYVVAVAGDGHQALALAASFRPHLVLLDVMLPGLDGFEVCRRLQSAPDCPKIVMLTARGRDVERHKGLDLGADLYVTKPFSTRDLIAQIRRCLEGRDD from the coding sequence ATGGCCGAGCGCGTGCTGATCGTCGAGGACGAGCCGAACATCGTCGTGTCGCTCGAGTTCCTGCTCGGCCACGAGGGCTACGTGGTCGCCGTGGCCGGCGACGGACACCAGGCGCTCGCGCTCGCCGCGAGCTTCCGTCCGCACCTCGTGCTGCTCGACGTGATGCTGCCGGGGCTCGACGGCTTCGAGGTCTGCCGGCGCCTGCAGAGCGCCCCCGACTGCCCGAAGATCGTCATGTTGACGGCGCGCGGCCGCGACGTCGAGCGCCACAAGGGGCTCGACCTCGGGGCCGACCTCTACGTCACCAAGCCGTTCTCCACCCGCGATCTGATCGCCCAGATCCGCCGCTGTCTCGAAGGTCGCGATGACTGA
- a CDS encoding histidine kinase, whose amino-acid sequence MIAAWTILSVALLYLGLLFVVAFWGDRRAERGQSLIANPYVYALSMAVYCTAWTFFGSVGRAASTGIGFLPVYLGPTLAAALSWVLLRRLVRISKQERITSIADFVASRYGKSRSLGALVAAVLVVGIVPYIALQLKAVSTTFLLLLRGVGEDVAHDPLFLRTSCGVAATLAVFAILFGTRHLDLTEHHEGLVLAIAFESVIKLVAFLGVGLWVTFGLHHGFGELFDRVLANPELVKLTAFSGSWSSWSWMLLLSFAAILFLPRQFQMAVIENVDEQHLRKAAWLFPLYMLAINLFVLPIAFAGRLLFANGRVDADNFVLALPLAGGTSGLALLVFLGGVSAATGMVIVETVALSTMMSNELILPALLRTALRGWEPDLSQLLLSARRFAIVIVLGLGQFYLMATGAEGSLVSIGLISFAAVAQLAPAILGGLFWRGATQRGALAGILGGFVVWTYTLPFPTWVNSGRLPARVLTEGPFGLGWLRPQALFGIAGLDPMAHSLFWSLTVNLGLYVAISSLGGQSAVEYAQARRFVDVFRRRPESAELPRWRADTPVAAVRSLLERFLGAERTSSALARYSAGRGLSLDRMVYADAGLVAFAERLLAGTTGAASARVALASVAREQELATGEVLRLLDESARVIATSRQLEEKSTALERASADLRAANERLRELDRLKDDFVATMAHELRTPLTSIRAFTEILHDHPELDEEKRGEFLRIVLKENERLTRLICQVLDLAKLESGEADLHPEPADVAAMIDEAVASVGSLAERRAIAVATRLEPGLPRPEIDYDRVLQVLHNLLANALKFAPEGGWIAVDAAADNENITFAVSDDGPGVPPEERETIFDKFHQIEGPVAQPSHGIGLGLSISREIVARHGGRIWVEPSERGGARFAFTLPLAQRRSWPAGELAAAGAERESA is encoded by the coding sequence GTGATCGCCGCCTGGACGATTCTCTCGGTCGCGCTGCTCTACCTCGGCCTACTCTTCGTCGTCGCCTTCTGGGGCGACCGGCGCGCCGAGCGCGGGCAGAGCCTGATCGCCAACCCCTACGTCTACGCCCTGTCGATGGCGGTCTACTGCACCGCCTGGACCTTCTTCGGGTCGGTCGGCCGTGCCGCCTCGACGGGCATCGGATTCCTCCCGGTCTACCTCGGCCCGACGCTCGCGGCGGCGCTCTCCTGGGTGCTGCTGCGCCGCCTGGTGCGCATCAGCAAGCAGGAGCGCATCACCTCGATCGCCGACTTCGTCGCCTCGCGCTACGGCAAGAGCCGCTCGCTCGGCGCGCTCGTCGCCGCGGTGTTGGTCGTCGGCATCGTGCCGTACATCGCGCTGCAGTTGAAGGCCGTGTCGACGACCTTCCTGCTGCTGCTGCGCGGCGTCGGCGAGGACGTGGCGCACGACCCGCTCTTCCTGCGGACCTCCTGCGGCGTCGCGGCGACGCTCGCCGTCTTCGCCATCCTCTTCGGCACCCGGCATCTCGACCTCACCGAGCACCACGAGGGGCTGGTGCTGGCCATCGCCTTCGAGTCGGTGATCAAGCTCGTCGCCTTCCTCGGCGTCGGACTCTGGGTCACCTTCGGTCTCCACCACGGCTTCGGCGAGCTCTTCGACCGCGTGCTCGCGAACCCCGAGCTTGTCAAGCTCACGGCCTTCTCCGGCTCCTGGAGCTCCTGGTCGTGGATGCTGCTGCTCTCGTTCGCCGCCATCCTCTTCCTGCCGCGCCAGTTCCAGATGGCGGTGATCGAGAACGTCGACGAACAGCATCTGCGCAAGGCGGCCTGGCTCTTTCCCCTCTACATGCTGGCGATCAACCTCTTCGTCCTGCCGATCGCCTTCGCCGGGCGCCTGCTCTTCGCCAACGGACGCGTCGACGCCGACAACTTCGTGCTCGCCCTGCCACTGGCCGGCGGCACCTCGGGGCTCGCCCTGCTCGTCTTCCTCGGCGGCGTCTCGGCGGCCACCGGCATGGTGATCGTCGAGACCGTGGCGCTCTCGACGATGATGTCGAACGAGCTGATCCTCCCGGCCCTGCTGCGCACGGCGCTGCGCGGCTGGGAGCCCGACCTCTCGCAGCTCCTGCTCTCGGCGCGGCGTTTCGCCATCGTCATCGTCCTCGGCCTCGGCCAGTTCTACCTGATGGCGACCGGAGCGGAGGGCTCGCTGGTCTCCATCGGCCTCATCTCCTTCGCCGCCGTGGCGCAGCTCGCCCCGGCGATCCTCGGCGGCCTCTTCTGGCGTGGCGCCACGCAACGCGGCGCGCTCGCCGGCATCCTCGGCGGCTTCGTCGTCTGGACCTACACGCTGCCCTTCCCGACCTGGGTCAACAGCGGCCGCCTCCCGGCGCGCGTGCTCACCGAAGGGCCGTTCGGGCTCGGCTGGCTCCGCCCGCAGGCGCTCTTCGGCATCGCCGGCCTCGACCCGATGGCGCACTCGCTCTTCTGGAGCCTGACCGTCAACCTCGGACTCTACGTGGCGATCTCGTCGCTCGGCGGCCAGAGCGCGGTCGAATACGCCCAGGCCCGGCGGTTCGTCGACGTCTTCCGGCGCCGCCCGGAGAGCGCCGAGCTGCCGCGCTGGCGCGCCGACACCCCGGTGGCTGCGGTGCGTTCGCTGCTCGAGCGCTTCCTCGGCGCCGAGCGCACCAGCTCGGCGCTCGCCCGCTACTCAGCCGGCCGCGGGCTGTCGCTCGACCGGATGGTCTACGCCGACGCAGGCCTCGTCGCCTTCGCCGAGCGACTGCTCGCCGGCACCACCGGCGCGGCCTCCGCGCGGGTCGCGCTCGCCTCAGTGGCGCGCGAGCAGGAGCTCGCCACCGGCGAGGTGCTGCGTCTGCTCGACGAGTCGGCGCGCGTCATCGCCACCAGCCGTCAGCTCGAGGAGAAGTCGACCGCTCTCGAGCGCGCCAGCGCCGACCTGCGCGCCGCCAACGAGCGGCTGCGCGAGCTCGACCGGCTGAAGGACGACTTCGTCGCCACGATGGCCCACGAGCTCCGCACGCCGCTCACCTCGATCCGCGCCTTCACCGAGATCCTGCACGACCATCCGGAGCTCGACGAGGAGAAGCGAGGCGAGTTCCTGCGCATCGTTCTCAAGGAGAACGAGCGACTGACCCGCCTCATCTGCCAGGTGCTCGACCTCGCCAAGCTCGAATCGGGCGAGGCCGACTTGCACCCGGAGCCCGCCGACGTCGCGGCGATGATCGACGAGGCGGTGGCCTCCGTCGGCAGTCTCGCCGAGCGGCGGGCGATCGCCGTCGCGACGCGGCTCGAGCCCGGCCTGCCCCGCCCAGAGATCGACTACGACCGGGTGCTCCAGGTCCTCCACAACCTGCTCGCCAACGCCTTGAAATTCGCACCCGAGGGCGGCTGGATCGCCGTCGATGCCGCCGCCGACAACGAGAACATCACCTTCGCCGTCTCCGACGACGGCCCCGGCGTGCCGCCGGAGGAGCGCGAGACGATCTTCGACAAGTTCCACCAGATCGAAGGACCGGTGGCGCAGCCTTCCCACGGCATCGGCCTCGGACTGTCGATCAGCCGCGAGATCGTCGCCCGGCACGGCGGCAGGATCTGGGTCGAGCCGAGCGAGCGCGGCGGCGCCCGCTTCGCCTTCACCCTGCCGCTCGCCCAGCGCCGCAGTTGGCCGGCCGGCGAGCTCGCCGCCGCCGGAGCCGAGCGGGAGAGCGCATGA
- a CDS encoding sigma 54-interacting transcriptional regulator gives MTPPSDPLLLASRLVDACPAPALLVEAGGRLRSANRAATSLLGLTNGGAEPSLRDLVGIGWREVELIARDGQSDLAAELPTARLLADRRGTRVRFEPIAVADGSLAGVVAFFEPSSDTVAPTRRSGRNDRGFDALFGDDPAVVATKEAGARFARTLLPILLLAETGTGKELLARAIHGASARRDRPFVAINCGALSPHLLESELFGYAPGAFTGASREGNDGKIGAARGGTLFLDEVGEMPGPLQALLLRVLEDGTYYRVGDNRPRQADVRLVCATCRDLPRLVADGAFRQDLYYRINGACLGLPPVRERQDVSALISHLLQGLAAEAGRATPPEMAPEAFESMVRFPWPGNVRQIKTALQHALILSDGDTIRPEHLPRELAESEPMPERRETVPPAAAPERSTAPPTPVRTLVEIERERLELAVATARGNLSRAADELGIARSTIYRRLRRHGLLA, from the coding sequence GTGACTCCTCCGAGCGATCCACTTCTGCTCGCCAGCCGGCTCGTCGACGCCTGTCCGGCGCCGGCGCTGCTCGTCGAAGCAGGAGGGCGACTGCGGTCGGCCAATCGCGCCGCCACCTCGCTGCTCGGGCTCACCAATGGCGGTGCCGAGCCGTCGCTGCGCGATCTGGTGGGGATCGGCTGGCGCGAGGTCGAGCTGATCGCGCGCGACGGACAGAGCGATCTCGCCGCCGAGCTCCCGACCGCGCGGCTTCTTGCCGATCGCCGCGGCACCCGCGTGCGCTTCGAACCGATCGCTGTCGCCGACGGCTCGCTCGCCGGCGTGGTGGCCTTCTTCGAGCCGTCGAGCGACACCGTCGCGCCGACGCGACGCAGCGGGCGCAACGATCGCGGCTTCGACGCACTGTTCGGCGACGACCCCGCCGTCGTCGCCACGAAGGAAGCCGGCGCGCGCTTCGCCCGCACACTGCTGCCGATCCTGCTGCTCGCCGAGACCGGAACGGGAAAGGAGCTCCTGGCACGGGCGATTCACGGTGCCAGCGCGCGGCGCGATCGGCCGTTCGTCGCCATCAACTGCGGTGCGCTCTCGCCGCACCTGCTCGAGAGCGAGCTCTTCGGCTACGCCCCGGGCGCCTTCACCGGAGCCAGCCGGGAAGGCAACGACGGCAAGATCGGCGCGGCACGCGGCGGCACGCTCTTTCTCGACGAGGTCGGCGAGATGCCCGGACCGCTCCAGGCGCTGCTCCTGCGCGTGCTCGAGGACGGCACCTACTACCGGGTGGGCGACAATCGGCCGCGGCAGGCCGACGTCCGCCTGGTCTGCGCCACCTGTCGCGATCTGCCCCGGCTGGTCGCCGACGGCGCCTTCCGTCAGGACCTCTACTACCGGATCAACGGGGCCTGCCTCGGCCTGCCACCGGTGCGAGAGCGCCAGGACGTGTCGGCCCTCATCAGCCATCTGCTCCAGGGACTCGCGGCCGAGGCCGGCCGCGCGACGCCACCTGAGATGGCGCCCGAGGCGTTCGAGTCGATGGTGCGCTTCCCCTGGCCGGGCAACGTGCGGCAGATCAAGACGGCACTGCAGCACGCGCTGATCCTCTCCGACGGCGACACCATCCGGCCCGAGCACCTGCCGCGCGAGCTCGCCGAGAGCGAGCCGATGCCCGAGCGGCGAGAGACCGTGCCGCCGGCTGCCGCACCCGAACGCTCGACTGCGCCGCCGACGCCCGTGCGCACGCTCGTCGAGATCGAGCGCGAGCGGCTCGAGCTCGCCGTCGCCACGGCCCGAGGCAACCTCAGCCGCGCCGCCGACGAGCTCGGCATCGCGCGCTCGACGATCTATCGGCGCCTGCGCCGTCACGGACTGCTTGCATGA